TGAAAGGAGAGGGGTTTTCATACTTCTTAAAAGATTTTCCCTTTCTTCTTTTATCTTCTGGAGTTTTTGTTTGATCTGTTCAAGCTGTTTTTCTTTTTGTTTTATTTTTTTCTGGATCTCTTCTTTTTCTTTTTCCAATATTTCCTTGATTTTTTCTTCCTCTTTTTGAAGATTTTCTATATCTTCCATTATCACAAGGATTTCATCTTCTATCTCCATTATGGACTCTTCTGCCTGAGCCTTTTCCCTTAAGAGTGCTTTATACTCCTCATTTGTTCTTACCTTATCCAATGCTTCCTGTATCTTGAGTATCCTATCTTCGTAAGACTGTATATCAAGCTCTTTTTCTCTTTTCAGAGTTTCAAGTTTTTTTATGTCTGTATGGATCTTTTCAAATTTGTAAATAAGTTCTTCTTTCTGTTTTTTTAGATTTTCTATCTCTTCTGGTATTTGATTAATGAGTTTTTCCAGATCTGAGATCTCCTGATCTATCTTCTGGAGGCTGAGCAAAACCTGTATATCACTACTGTCCATTTTAACCTCTTACCACAAAAATTG
This region of Persephonella sp. genomic DNA includes:
- a CDS encoding C4-type zinc ribbon domain-containing protein, giving the protein MDSSDIQVLLSLQKIDQEISDLEKLINQIPEEIENLKKQKEELIYKFEKIHTDIKKLETLKREKELDIQSYEDRILKIQEALDKVRTNEEYKALLREKAQAEESIMEIEDEILVIMEDIENLQKEEEKIKEILEKEKEEIQKKIKQKEKQLEQIKQKLQKIKEERENLLRSMKTPLLSKYEMIRKKRGTAVAVVDSDTCTGCYLIIPPKVYSSLVKGEKLLTCPHCGRFLIYQPK